GCGGGCGGCGCGGACGGATCCGATCGACGCGCTCCGGTACGAGTGACCGGCCTGGCGGTCGGACTCCGCGGCGGCGTCTCGACGCGGAGAAGATTACGTCTCGCGATCGGAACCGCGATCACGGCCCTGATTCCGATCTCGATCCCGCTCTCGCTCCCGTTCCCGATTTCGGTCCCGCCCTCCGTAGCGGTCGTCCTCGCGGTCGATCGAGTTCGTACGGTCCAGTTCCGACACGGAGTCGGACTCCCGGCCGAACTCGCGGTCCCGCGTCGGCGTCGTGTCGGTGGTTCGATCCGACTCCGCGCCGAATCCGACGGTCTCCCGGCTCCGCCGGTGGTAATCGGGGTACTCGCGCGCGAGGTACGCGCCCAGATAGCCGCCGAGCAGCGACAGGCCGACGGTATAGAGGAGGATGAAGAGTCCGGCGCCGACGATCACGAACGAGAGTACCGCGACCCCCTCGAAGGGGACGCCGCCGGCCAGGCCGAGTCCGAGGAAGCCGAGCGCGAGAAAGCCGATCCCCGCGAACGGAACGAACGTGATCGCGCCGGCCAGGGCGCCCGCGACCGCGCCGGCCCGCTCGTTCGGGCCCTCGAGGAACCCCGCGACGGCGCCGCCGAGCACGGTCGAGAACGGGATGAACGAGAGGACGACGCCGACGACGGCGCCAATCACCGCGTTGACGATGGTTCGGCCACGGACCATAGTGACCCAACGGGCGGCGGGGAGAAAAGTGTCTGTGGTCTATGGGTTCGGACCGCGGCGTCCGCGACCGATGACCTCCGAACGCACCGGTTCAGTCGGCCGCGAGCCGCGATTCGCCGCCCGGCGGTCGCGCCGACCGATCACGCCGCTTAAGACCACCCAGTGTAACCACCGTGTAATGAGACGACGAACCTTCGTCGGTGCGCTCGGCGGCACTGCACTCGCCGGAGTCGCCGGCTGTCTGACTCGGGACGGTGAACGCGGCGGTGACGAGGATACGCTCCGCGTCGCTACCTACGATTCGATGGTCGACGGGAACGATCCCGCCGGACCGTGGCTCAAGGAGGCCTTCGAGGAAGAGTACCCCGACGCCGAACTCGAGTGGCAGACGCCGGAAAACGGCACCAACCGCTTCATCCAGCGCGAGCAAAGCGGGGAAGCGCCGGACGCCGACGTCTACCTCGGCCTCAACGTCGACGAACTCGCGCGGATCGACGACGCTCTCGGCGAAGGGGGGCTCTTTCGGAAACTCGATCGCGACCGGCTCGACCGGGCCGACCGCATTCGCGACGGCCTCGACATGGGCGATCCCCACGACCGCGTCCTCGCCTACGACACGGGGTACATCAGCCTCGTCTACGACGAGAACGTCGTCGACGAACCCGAGTCGCTCGACGCCCTGACCGAGCCGGCCTACGAGGACGCGCTGCTCGCACAGAACGCCCAATCCTCGGACCCCGGCCGCGCGTTCCTACTGTGGACGATCGACGCCTACGGCGAGGACGGCTACCTCGACTACTGGCGCGATCTCGACGCCAACGGCGTCCGGATTCTCGACGACTGGGACGAGTCCTACAACAGCGCCTACATGGAGGAAGAGCGACCGATGGTCGTCTCTTACTCGACCGACCAGGTGTTCGCCAGCGCCGCGGACTACGACATGGGCCGCCACCAGATCGCGTTCCCCGACGGGCAGGGGTACGCCAATCCCGAGGGGATGGCGATCTTCGAGGACGCCGCGGCGGTCGATCGAGCCTACCAGTTCTTCGATTTCGTCCTCTCGGACGACGCTCAGGCCGAAATCGCGCAGCGGAACGTCCAGTTCCCCGCGGTCGCCGACGACCACGTCGACCTCGACGAGGAGTTCGATCGATACGCCCACGAGCCGTCGGAGGCGGTGACGGTCGGCTACGATCAGCTCCGGGGGACCGTCGATGAATGGGTCGACGAGTGGGCGCGGGAGTTCGCCGGCCAGTAGGACCGTGGCGACTTCGGATCGGTTCCGCGTCGGCGTCCCTGCGAGCGCCTGGTTCGAGCGCCACGCGCTCGCTCTGACAGCGCTGACCACCGCGACCGTCCTCGCGGTCATGCTCTACCTTCCGGTCGGCGCCGTTTTCGTCGACGCCGTCCGCGCCGAGGGAGCGGTGACGCTGACACATTTCGCCGACGTCCTCACCGACCCGTTCTACTTCGGGGTGCTCGCGGAGGTCATCGCGGAGCCGTTCGCGATCCGCAGCCACCTCGAGGCGCTCGCGGCCTGGCTCGCCGCCGTCTCGATTTCGATTTCGCTCGAGTCGCCGGTTCCCGGGCTCGACCTGCCGGTTCCGTGGGTGCACGTCGACGCGCCGCCGGTCCGCAAGGGGCTGTTCGGCTTCACGGCCTACCAGGCCGCGCTGTCGACGATCGCGAGCGTCGCGCTCGGGCTGCCGGCCGCCTCTATCCTGGCGAACTACGAGTTCCGCGGGCGGCGGATACTGCGCTCGCTGACGATCCTCCCGTTCGTGCTGCCGGGGATCATGGTTGCGGTCGGCTTCTACGCGATGTTCGGGCGCGCGGGGACGCTCAACGGGGTGCTCGGACTCGTCGGACTCGGCCCGTACCCCTTCGTCGAGTGGAATCCGCTCGCGATCGTGATCGTCGCCCACGCCTTCTACAACGCGCCGCTGGTCGCGCGTGTGACCGTCGCCGCCTGGGAGTCCGTCGACGTCCGGACCGTCGAAACCGCCCGGAGTCTGGGGGCGAGTCCCCGCCGCGCGTTCCGTGACGTGGTCGTCCCGCAGCTGCTGCCGGCCGTCTTCACGGGCGCGCTGCTGACCTTCATCTTCACGTTCATGACGTTCCCCATCGTGCTCGCGCTGGGCGGACTCCAGCTGGCGACCGTCGAGGTCTGGATCTACGACCGGGTCCGCCAGCTGGCCTACGGCGAGGCCGCGACGCTGGCCGTCCTCGAGACGCTCCTCTCGCTCGCGCTGACCTACGCCTACCTCCGCTACGAGTCCGCGCAGTCCGGCCTGGCGCGGGCGGCGTCCCCGCCGCCGCGGGACCCGCTCTTTCCCGATCTCCGGACCGCGCTGTCGCCGCGCCGGCTTGCGATCGTCGGCTACGGGCTGGTCGCCCTGGTCGTCTTTGTCGGCCCGATGGCCAGCCTGGTCGCCGGGAGTTTCACGGACGGCGGCGGGCTGACGCTGCGCCACTACGCGTTCCTGCTCGAGCGCCAGTTGGAGGGGGCGTCCTACCAGACGCTGCCGTGGGTCGCGATCCGAAACTCGCTGCTCTTCGGGGTCGCGACGCTCGCCGTCGCGGTGCCGATGGGGGTGGTCGTCTCGGTGGTGACGGCCCGCGCCGGCCGCTGGGGAGCACTCGTCGACACCGTAGCGATGCTCCCGCTGGCGGTCAGCGGCGTCGTCTTCGGGATCGGACTGCTCCGCGGCCTGGTGTTCGGGATTTCGTTGCCCGGCGGCTGGCAGTTCCAGGTGACGGGGACGGTCGCGATCGTCGCCGCCCACGCCGTCGCGGCCTACCCGTTCGTGACGCGGAACGTCTCGCCGCTGCTGTCGAGCCTCGACCCCGCGATGGTCGAATCGGCTCGCGCCTTGGGGGCCTCCCGGTACCGTGCGCTCGTCGATATTGAACTACCGCTGGTAGCGAGCGGGATCGTCGCCGGGGCCGCATTCGCGTTCGCCATCTCGATCGGCGAGTTCTCTTCGACGGTGATTTTGGCCAGCGGGAGCGACGCGTACACGATGCCCGTCGCCGTCGAGCGCTACCTGGGTCGCCGCTCCGGGCCCGCGATCGCCATGGGGACCCTCTTGCTCGTCGTCACGGCCGCGAGTTTCGTCGTCGTCGACCGCGTCGGCGGGAGGTTCGAGCGGTGACCCGACTCACCCTCGACGGCGTCTCGAAGCGATACGACGGCACCGTCGCGCTCGCGGACGTCGACCTCACCGTCCGCGACGGGGAGTTCTTCACCCTCGTCGGCCCCTCCGGGTGCGGCAAGACGACCACCCTCAGAACGATCGCCGGCTTCGAGGAGCCGACCGCGGGGGACGTGCGCTTCGACGGCCGGGAGATGGCCGGCGTGCCGCCCGAGCGGCGCGACGTCGGCGTCGTCTTCCAGAGCTACGCGCTGTTCCCACACATGAGCGTCGCCGAGAACGTCGGCTACGGCTTGCGGTTCCGGGAGCCCCCAGAGGGAACGACCGTCGACGAGCGCGTCGCCGAACTGCTCGCGTTAGTCGACCTCGAGGGGATGGGCGACCGCGATCCCGAACGGCTGTCGGGCGGCCAGCGCCAGCGGGTGGCCCTGGCCCGCGCGCTCGCGCCGGCCCCCGACCTCCTCTTGCTCGACGAGCCGATGAGCGCGCTCGACGCCAGGCTCCGGGAATCGCTGCGTCGGCAGGTCACGCGGATCCAGTCGGAACTCGGCATCACGACCATCTACGTCACGCACGACCAGGCGGAGGCCCTGGCGATCTCGGATCGGCTCGCGGTGATGGCCGACGGCCGGATCGAACAGGTCGGGAAGCCCCAGGAGATCTACCGCGAGCCCGCGACGCGGTTCGTCGCCGAGTTCGTCGGCGACAACAACGTCTTCGACGGCCGCGTGCGGGATCGAGGACGGAGTTACCACGGAACCGGCGACGGCGACGGGGGCGACAGTGACGGCGACGGTGACGGCGGCCTCGCGACCGGCGACGGCGACGGGGGCGACAGTGACGGCGACGGTGACGGCGGCCTCGCGACCGGCGACGGCGAGTACGCGCGAGTCGCCGTCGACGGCGAGCCCTTCGCGCTGCCGGCGCTGCCCGACGTCGGCGACGCCGAGCGGGTCACGTTCTGCGTGCGGCCTGGCGCGCTCTCTCCGACCGCCGACCGTAACCGGCTGACGGTGACCGTCGAGACCACCGAGTTCCTCGGCGAGACCGTTCGGGTCAACGGCCGGTGGAACGGCAGCGAGATCGCCCTCCGGCTGCCGGACGTGCCCGACGGAGACGAACTAACGGTCGGGTTCGCGCCCGAGGACGTCCACGTCGTCTCGACCCGGTAGCCCGCCGGGCGAGCTGGTTGATCCAGCAAGCCAGAATGCGCAAGTCGTTGCTTTTCGACCCGGTCGTGGTAGTTATCTGCATGCATGTAACCCGACGGCTCCGGATCGACGTCGAACGGCGAGAGGTGGCGGTCGGGGACGAAATCACCGTCCGCGTTCGGGATAACCGACGGCAGCCCGTCGAGGGGGCCATCGTCCAGACGCAGTCGAAATCGGCGCGAACGGACGAGCGGGGGCTGTGCCGATTCCGATTCAACTCGCCAGGCTTCTGGAAGCTCGTCGCGGCAAAGTCACCGACCGAGCGCGTCGCGTACAAGCCGGCGTCGACGCTCGTCCGGGTCGTCCCGAACAAGGCCGCGCTCCGTCCGTATCGCCTGGCCGGCTCGCGGTGACGGACCGATCCGACAGGCGAGTGACAGTGGCACTGACCGGGCATAGAATTATCCCGGTCGCCGTAATGTGATAGTTGATGGCACACACGAAATCCGGTCGAACGAAAAAGGCTCACGACGCCGAGCGCCGCCAGCGAGAGCGGGAACTCGCGGAGGCGCTCGAACGGCGCGACGAACCCGAGCCCGACCAGCTGCGCACCGAGGCCGTCGATGCGGACGCGGGCGACCTGGTCGACGTCGAAACGAACGGAGAACTGGAAGCGGACGCGGACGAGTAGTCTGCTCTCCCTTTTCCTGATCGGGACGGTCCTCGAAGTCCTCCAGAAGAACGCGATTCCGAGCACGGTCACGATCGACAGCAGCTGCAGCGGCGCGGCGATCCGAACGAAGCCCGCGAACGTGTCCTCCGGCCCGTAGACGAATCGGAGACACCCCGGTACTCGTTACTGCGATGAGAGCCGCGATCGGAACCGCTCGAGTCCGACGTCGAGCATGTCGGGACTGACGGCCTGGAACTCCCCGTCATCGGGCAGGTACGGACGGACGGAGTCCCAGCTCTCGCGAGCGTACCGCTCGTCGAGCAGAACCCGCACGCCGACGTCCTCGGGCGAACGGATGACGCGCCCGACCGCCTGGCGAGCCTTCCGGACCGCGGGGATGGTCAGCGCGTACGTGAAGCCGTCGCCGAACGCGTCGTCGTAGGCCCGGCGGACGGCCTCGGTGCGGGGGCTCGAGGTGTTGACGATCGGGACGCCGCAGACGACCGCGGCGGCCAGGCGGTCGCCGCTGTAGTCGACGCCCTCGGTCAGCGTGCCCCGCAGGCTGGTGACGAGCACCTTCCCGCCGCCGGCGAAGAACTCGGCTTTGAGCGACTGG
This window of the Natrinema salifodinae genome carries:
- a CDS encoding ABC transporter permease, which gives rise to MNGSTSGRGSSPASRTVATSDRFRVGVPASAWFERHALALTALTTATVLAVMLYLPVGAVFVDAVRAEGAVTLTHFADVLTDPFYFGVLAEVIAEPFAIRSHLEALAAWLAAVSISISLESPVPGLDLPVPWVHVDAPPVRKGLFGFTAYQAALSTIASVALGLPAASILANYEFRGRRILRSLTILPFVLPGIMVAVGFYAMFGRAGTLNGVLGLVGLGPYPFVEWNPLAIVIVAHAFYNAPLVARVTVAAWESVDVRTVETARSLGASPRRAFRDVVVPQLLPAVFTGALLTFIFTFMTFPIVLALGGLQLATVEVWIYDRVRQLAYGEAATLAVLETLLSLALTYAYLRYESAQSGLARAASPPPRDPLFPDLRTALSPRRLAIVGYGLVALVVFVGPMASLVAGSFTDGGGLTLRHYAFLLERQLEGASYQTLPWVAIRNSLLFGVATLAVAVPMGVVVSVVTARAGRWGALVDTVAMLPLAVSGVVFGIGLLRGLVFGISLPGGWQFQVTGTVAIVAAHAVAAYPFVTRNVSPLLSSLDPAMVESARALGASRYRALVDIELPLVASGIVAGAAFAFAISIGEFSSTVILASGSDAYTMPVAVERYLGRRSGPAIAMGTLLLVVTAASFVVVDRVGGRFER
- a CDS encoding ABC transporter ATP-binding protein — its product is MTRLTLDGVSKRYDGTVALADVDLTVRDGEFFTLVGPSGCGKTTTLRTIAGFEEPTAGDVRFDGREMAGVPPERRDVGVVFQSYALFPHMSVAENVGYGLRFREPPEGTTVDERVAELLALVDLEGMGDRDPERLSGGQRQRVALARALAPAPDLLLLDEPMSALDARLRESLRRQVTRIQSELGITTIYVTHDQAEALAISDRLAVMADGRIEQVGKPQEIYREPATRFVAEFVGDNNVFDGRVRDRGRSYHGTGDGDGGDSDGDGDGGLATGDGDGGDSDGDGDGGLATGDGEYARVAVDGEPFALPALPDVGDAERVTFCVRPGALSPTADRNRLTVTVETTEFLGETVRVNGRWNGSEIALRLPDVPDGDELTVGFAPEDVHVVSTR
- a CDS encoding thiamine ABC transporter substrate-binding protein, translating into MRRRTFVGALGGTALAGVAGCLTRDGERGGDEDTLRVATYDSMVDGNDPAGPWLKEAFEEEYPDAELEWQTPENGTNRFIQREQSGEAPDADVYLGLNVDELARIDDALGEGGLFRKLDRDRLDRADRIRDGLDMGDPHDRVLAYDTGYISLVYDENVVDEPESLDALTEPAYEDALLAQNAQSSDPGRAFLLWTIDAYGEDGYLDYWRDLDANGVRILDDWDESYNSAYMEEERPMVVSYSTDQVFASAADYDMGRHQIAFPDGQGYANPEGMAIFEDAAAVDRAYQFFDFVLSDDAQAEIAQRNVQFPAVADDHVDLDEEFDRYAHEPSEAVTVGYDQLRGTVDEWVDEWAREFAGQ
- a CDS encoding DUF5518 domain-containing protein, which produces MVRGRTIVNAVIGAVVGVVLSFIPFSTVLGGAVAGFLEGPNERAGAVAGALAGAITFVPFAGIGFLALGFLGLGLAGGVPFEGVAVLSFVIVGAGLFILLYTVGLSLLGGYLGAYLAREYPDYHRRSRETVGFGAESDRTTDTTPTRDREFGRESDSVSELDRTNSIDREDDRYGGRDRNRERERERDRDRNQGRDRGSDRET